CTTTATGGGATTTTTCAAGCCTGTTGCAAAACAACTTACAAAAGAATCCGACAAAATAACAAAACCGGCGATAAAAAAAATCTCAAAAAAAACAATCGGCGGCGACTCACGAATATTAGCCAAAAATTTAAAAAACGTACCACAAGGCTATCAGGCTCATCACATCATTCCAGTGGAGTGTAAAACACATCCAGTATTAAATAAAATCGGTTTCGATATGGATGATGCCGTCAATGGCATAGCGTTGCCAGGTCGACCTGGTATGGACCCTAAACTTCCCGTTCACAGAGGATACCACTCCGACTACTCCCAAGCTGTCAGACGAGAGCTGGACAGTATTCCTGAAAATCTTTCCGAAGCTGAAACCAGGAAACGTGTCCTTAAGATAATATCTAAATTTCGTACTGAAATAGAAAGTGGACAATCTCTCTATCGTACCAATGGAGCTCCAAATGCCTGGAAATGACATCGAATGGACCGGAATTAATAATTTATATTTGTTCACAACACCCAAAAATTTAACATATAAAAAAGTAAGCTTACAAGAAGCAAAAACATTATACTGTGAAAATTCATATCTTAATACTTCTATAAATATTTGGGAAGAGGAAAGAACAATGATTCTTGCACAAAATAGAGAAAAAGAATGGGAAAATATTTTTATTCAGGCGAAAAACTTTGCCGATATTGCTTATTCACGATCATTGCAAGCAAAGAAATTGGCAAAATATCTTGATATAGATGATTTTACATTTATAAGTGATTTACCATGCGCTGGTGCAGCCTTAGAACGTCTTCTTTTTAAAAACTGGGAAAATCGTTTTTTCAACAAAGCCTTGGAAATATATAATTCAGGATATTGGATATGCGGATATCTAGATAACAACTATATTATTTGCAAGGAAGTTCCAAATGAATAACACGTCCCGTCAAGAAGAGGATAAGTCATATAAAGAAAAAAATACATCCTCAAAAAATACAATATATCTCATTATTTCATTAGTTATAATTGCGTGTGTATGCGTATTTTTACCATGGAAAACACACCCTACTAAAACTTTTGATGATATAGATAATGCCAATTTTCAAAAATTTAAGAATACAACACAAGAAGAACTTTATATTGCTATTGATCAAAATATAGATAATTTTATTGATGATCTTACTGGATTAAAATCAATTTACAATGCAGCCAAAGATTTATTACATATTGGCAATAACAATAAAGATCAATTTATAGCCGATATCTGGGACAAGCATTTCAATAATCAAATTTCAAGCATCATAGATGATCGCGTTCAAATACTTGTTTCAGATCTATACACTACAAACATTGAATGTATGAATTACATGAAAGCTAAAGGTATAAATGTAGAAGGATTTGATAGAAAAATTAAAGAGGATCTTGAAAATTCTATTCGAGCAAATATTCTTTTAATTTCCAGCGAAACAATAGATAACTCCATCATCAATCAAGTAATTAGTATTGGTGCAGGTACTGCTGCAGGAGCAGCGTTAAGTAAAGTTTTAAAAACT
This genomic stretch from Mailhella massiliensis harbors:
- a CDS encoding AHH domain-containing protein; its protein translation is MFFTHNIKLKSYLSILIAIIIALSFLNHAPAFAFMGFFKPVAKQLTKESDKITKPAIKKISKKTIGGDSRILAKNLKNVPQGYQAHHIIPVECKTHPVLNKIGFDMDDAVNGIALPGRPGMDPKLPVHRGYHSDYSQAVRRELDSIPENLSEAETRKRVLKIISKFRTEIESGQSLYRTNGAPNAWK